The Streptomyces sp. NBC_01276 genome contains the following window.
TCCGTCAGGGTGCGATGGGCCGTGGCCAGGGCGGTGCGGGCCTCCTCGTCGCGGCCGAGGTGGTGCAGGGCGATGCCCAGGTCGAGGCGGGCCGGTTCGCTCCAGGCCGGCATGTCCGCGGCCTCGAAGCAGCTGAGCGCCCGGCGCAGGTGGGCTTCCGCCTCGGACCAGCGGGCGAGTACGGCCAGGTCGCCACCGAGGTGGTAGAGGGTGGCGGCGTGGTAGACGGCGATGAGGTCGGGCGACTGGCCCGCGATTCCCGCGCGGCAGATGGCCTCGCTGCTGCGGTGGATGGCGAGGGCATGGCCGGCGTGGCCGGTCTCGCGCAGGTAGACGCCGAGGGTGTTGAGGGTCGTCAGTTCGGCGAGACGGCCTTGGGGGGTGGTGTTGTCGCGGTGGCAGGCGGCGGAGTCGCGCAGCCAGGCGATGGCCTCGCCGGTGCGGCCGAGGCGTTTGAGCGCGCCCGCCCCGTAGCCCAGGGCCCAGCCCATCTGGAGCCGGTCGCCGCCCTCCCGGGCCGCGGTGAGGGCCTCGTCGGCGGTCTCCAGGGCGGCGTGGTGGTCGTAGGTGCACATGTTGTAGGCCCAGGCCAGGTAGTTGAGGTGCACGGTCTCGTCCGCGCGGCTGCCCAGCGCGCGGGCGGCGGCGACGGAGAGCCGGAACACCTCCACCCACTGCTCCCAGTGCTGGGTGCGGTCGGAGAACCAGTGCATGGCCTCGGCGGTGTCGACGACCTCGCGGTGCCATCCGGCGGCCCGGGCGTGGTGGAGCGCCCAGAGCCACTGGGCGCGTTCGGCTTCCAGCCAGGCGCGGGCCCCTTCGAGGCCGGTGGGGGCGGTCACGGGGTCCGGGTCGCCATCGGGGGTCCGGCCGTGGTCCGCGTCGAAGTGGAGCGCCGCCGCCGCGGCCCGGGTCAGCATCCAGCGGGCGGTGCGGTCACGGGCGCCCGCGAGGGCGGTCGGGTCGTCGTCGGCGGCGAGCTGCTCGGTGGCGAACAGCTTCAGCAGATCGTGGAAGCGGTAGCGCTCTGTTTCCGGGTGCGGCTGGAGGAGACCGCGGTCGGCGAGGTCCTCGACGCACAGCCGGGCCCGGCGCAGGGTGACGCCCGCCAGCACGGCCGCGGTCTCCGGGCTGAAGTCGGGGCCGGCCGCCAGGGCGGCGCGCCGCAGCAGGGTGCGGGCGGTCGGCGTGAGGCGGCGGTAGGACAGCGCGAACGCGGCCCGCATCTCCAGACTCCCCGCCCTCAGGGCGTCCAGGCGGCTTTCCTCGCGAGCGAGTTGGGCGACCAGCTTGCCCAGGCGCTCCTGCGGCCGGATCGCCAGGCGCTGTCCGGCGATCCGGACGGCCAACGGCAGGTGGCCGCACAGGTCGGCGAGGTCGCGGGCGGCCTCGGCCTCCCGGGCGACGCGCTGTGCGCCGATGATCCGGGATATCAGTTCGACGGACTCCTCGCGGTGCAGCAGGGCGAGGTCGACGCGGTGCGCGCATTCCAGGCCGGCCAGGGCGTGGCGGCTGGTGACGACGGTCAGTGAGTTGCCCCGGCCCGGGAGCAGCGGGCGGAGCTGGTCCTCGTCCGCCGCGTTGTCCAGCAGCAGGAGCAGTCGGCGGACCGCGGTGACCGAGCGGAGCAGACCCGTACGGTCCTGGGTGTCGTGGGGGACGGCACGCTCGGACACGCCGAGGGCGCGCAGCAGACGGGCCAGGACCTCACGCGGGTCGGCGGGCCGCTCGTCCATGCCGCGCAGGTCGACGGCGAACTGGCCGTCGGGGTAGTGCGGGGCGAGGGAGTGCGCGGCGTGGACGGCGAAGGCGGTCTTGCCGAGGCCCGGCTGCCCGGCGACGACCGCGACGGGGGCCGAGTCCCCTCCGGGGCGTTCGGCCAGGGCGCGCAGGCGGGCCAGGGCCTGGGTACGGGCGGTGAAGTCACTGAGGTCGCGCGGCAGCGGCAGGGTGCCCGGGGGCAGGGTGGCCGGGCGTGAGCGGGGACGGCCGAAGGCGGCGGCCCGTTCCAGGCCGCCGCGGTCCGCGGTGTCCAGGGCGAGTGCGCGGGCCAGGGCCTGCACGGTACGGCGCTGCGGTCCGCGGGTACGGCCGCGTTCCAGATCGACGAGGGTGCGGACGCTCACTCCCGCGGCGTGGGCGAGTCGCTCCTGGGTGTGGCCGGCGCGGACGCGCAGGCCGCGCAGCAGCTCCCCGAACCCGCCGGGCGCGGATCCGCCGCCGCTCATGACGGACCGGCTGCTGATGAACGCCCGATGGCAGGGACTCGGCAGGGCTGCCGCACGTGGAACGCTCCTCGTGGTGCCGCGCTCCCCGGGTGCGGCGCGATCTGTACGGCAGAAGTATGCCGGATCCAGTCCTGCGGGCTGAACCGCCTGGTCCGAGCCGTCGGGTGCGTGCTCGACTGGGTCCGGCCGCACGGCCGGAACACGGCACGGCTGGGCACGGCAGGGCACGGCTGGGCACGGCTGGGCACGGCACGGCCGGCCCACGGCCGGCCTCCGAGGCCTCAGGACCGACCCCTCACACCGCACGCCCCTCTCGCGCTGCGGTACCCCCACCCCACCCCATCACCACACCCACCATCCCCTCGCCATCACCAACACCGCGGTGCCGGCCCGTGGAAGGACACACCATGACATCGAGCCCCCTGTCCCTGACGAGCCCGGACCGTCCGGCGGCCCGCTACACCGTGGAGGAACTCTCCAGGATCGTCGGCATGTCGCCGAGGAACGTCCGGGCGCACCAATCGCGCAAGTTGCTGCAGCCGCCGATCCGCAGGGGGCGGGTCGGCTACTACGACGACGCGCACGTACGCCGGCTGGAGCACATCGTTTCGCTGCAGCGGCAAGGCTTCAACCTGGTCTCCATCGCGGCCATCCTCGGTGCGGAGGGCCGCGATGACGACCGGGAGAAGCTCACCACCGCCCTGCAGCGGGCGATACGGGAACGGCCCGGCGTCTTCCACTCCCTGAACCGGCACGGCGTGGTCGGCTGGGACGAGGACGGCGCCGTGCGCATCGCCCGGCCGGGCATCCTGCGTGCCTCCCTCGACCTCGTCCGGGCGGGGATCCCCGCGGCGGTCACCCTGCAGTGCCTGGCACGGTTGCTGGACCGGGTCGACGGCGCCGCCGAGGAGCTGATCAAGGTCGTCGGATCGGACATCCTCGCGC
Protein-coding sequences here:
- a CDS encoding helix-turn-helix domain-containing protein, with translation MSGGGSAPGGFGELLRGLRVRAGHTQERLAHAAGVSVRTLVDLERGRTRGPQRRTVQALARALALDTADRGGLERAAAFGRPRSRPATLPPGTLPLPRDLSDFTARTQALARLRALAERPGGDSAPVAVVAGQPGLGKTAFAVHAAHSLAPHYPDGQFAVDLRGMDERPADPREVLARLLRALGVSERAVPHDTQDRTGLLRSVTAVRRLLLLLDNAADEDQLRPLLPGRGNSLTVVTSRHALAGLECAHRVDLALLHREESVELISRIIGAQRVAREAEAARDLADLCGHLPLAVRIAGQRLAIRPQERLGKLVAQLAREESRLDALRAGSLEMRAAFALSYRRLTPTARTLLRRAALAAGPDFSPETAAVLAGVTLRRARLCVEDLADRGLLQPHPETERYRFHDLLKLFATEQLAADDDPTALAGARDRTARWMLTRAAAAALHFDADHGRTPDGDPDPVTAPTGLEGARAWLEAERAQWLWALHHARAAGWHREVVDTAEAMHWFSDRTQHWEQWVEVFRLSVAAARALGSRADETVHLNYLAWAYNMCTYDHHAALETADEALTAAREGGDRLQMGWALGYGAGALKRLGRTGEAIAWLRDSAACHRDNTTPQGRLAELTTLNTLGVYLRETGHAGHALAIHRSSEAICRAGIAGQSPDLIAVYHAATLYHLGGDLAVLARWSEAEAHLRRALSCFEAADMPAWSEPARLDLGIALHHLGRDEEARTALATAHRTLTELNHPRHAEAAALVEGLPDATGRPGLPAGSPAEEAF
- a CDS encoding MerR family transcriptional regulator, yielding MTSSPLSLTSPDRPAARYTVEELSRIVGMSPRNVRAHQSRKLLQPPIRRGRVGYYDDAHVRRLEHIVSLQRQGFNLVSIAAILGAEGRDDDREKLTTALQRAIRERPGVFHSLNRHGVVGWDEDGAVRIARPGILRASLDLVRAGIPAAVTLQCLARLLDRVDGAAEELIKVVGSDILALNLPCHERSSAAGPDDHSTGVFAQGLVELLASAFRAAAENHGRELAADLLAGGHGSAPWIEESVVVENG